In Anaerolineales bacterium, the sequence GCTGAGCTGCTGTTCTGTTTGCGGGTCCAGTTTGGCGGCGACGCGCCATTCACGTTGGGCGACTTCCATGATCAGCCGCCAATCATACCGTGAGATGTAGCCGCAGCTCCAAACCAGCGCGTTGACGCTGCTTCCAAAGACTGCTATCATCCCAAGCCTTATGGGTGCACGGCTCTCTAACGGGCTGCGCACAGCCTGGAATGAGGCGTTGCGCATCCTCCGCTGGCTCACTCCAGGCTTGGGGGTAAAGCGCTGGATTCTCCTGATATTTTTCGGAGCCTTTCTCATCGGCATTGGCGCGGCCATGCTGATCCTGGATGTGTACCGCCAGACCCCAGAGGTCTGGTGGCTGCAGATCTTCGATCTGTTTTCTTTGCGCTTCCTGGACCGCACCTTGCGCGCAGTGAGCTTCGCCCTGCTGGGTTTTGGTTCAATGGTGTACGGTGTGATCAAGATGAACCGCTCCTTGATGGCGCCCTACCAGCGCCCGGGGCAGGCCATGGTGGATACGCTGGCGGACCACCGACGCCGCGGCCGCGGGCCGCGCATTGTGGTGATCGGCGGGGGACATGGTCTGGGCACCCTGCTGCGCGGCCTCAAAGCACACACCTATAATCTGACCGCCATCGTGACCATGGCAGACGACGGCGGCTCCTCTGGCCGCCTGCGCAATTCACTGGGTGTGCTGCCCCCCGGCGATATCCGCAATTGTCTGGCAGCGCTTTCCAACGACGAAACCCTGATCACCCAGCTTTTCCAATATCGCTTCTCCGGCGGCGAAAGCGGCATGGAGGGTCATTCCTTCGGCAACCTGTTCATCAGCGCCCTAAGCGAGATCACCGGCAGCTTCGAAGAAGCTATCGCCGAATCCGGCCGGGTGCTTTCGGTGCACGGCCAGGTGCTGCCAGCCACGCTGCACGATGTGCGCCTGGTGGCGGACATGGCCGTGCCGCTGGCCGGCATGGAAGTGCGTGTGCACGGCGAGAGCCAGATCCCCCATATGCGCGGGTCGGTGCGGCGCGTATGGCTGGAGCCCAATTCGCCGCCCGCCTACCCGGACGCGATCAATGCGCTGCTCAACGCCGACCTGATCGTGATCGGCCCGGGCAGCCTGTACACCAGCATTCTGCCCAACCTGCTGGTGCCTGACCTGGCGGCGGCGGTCAAGAACAGCTCGGCGCTGAAGATTTTTATCTGCAACCTGGCCACCCAAGCCGGTGAAACCGACGGCTACCGCTGCGGCGACCATGTGCAAGCCATTGAGGAACACATTGGCAAGGGCGTCTTTGATATTGTGCTGAGCAACCAGGAGCAGTCCGCCAGGCTGCCGGCCGGCTCGGAGTGGGTGGTGGCCGAAGAAGGGTTGGAAAAACATTACGCCCTGTACAAAGCTGCGCTGGCAGACCCCAAGAAACCCGGCCACCATGATGCAGCCCGGCTGGCTCAGATATTGATGGACCTGCTGCAGGAACGCACAGGCCCGCTGGCAGAGATCTAGAGAGGATTTGGACGTGTTCAACAAGAAGACGATTGCAGACATTGAGCCGCGCGGCCAACGCGTACTGGTGCGGGTGGACTTCAATGTGCCGATTGACAACGGCGTGGTGCAGGACGATACGCGCATCCGCGCCGCCCTGCCGACGATCAACAACCTGCTGGAACGCGGCGCAGCGGTGCTGCTGTGCTCCCATCTGGGCCGCCCCAAAGACGAGCCTGACCCGCAATATTCGCTGAAGCCGGTGGCCGACTACCTGGCGACCCTGGTCAGCGCGCCGGTCAAATTCTGCCCGGAATGTGTGGGGCCAGAGGCGGAAGCCGCCGCGACCGCCCTGCAGCCCGGCGAGATCCTGCTGCTGGAGAACACGCGCTTCTATCCCGGCGAGACCAAGAACGACCCGCAGATGGCGACTCAACTGGCCAAGCTGGCCGATATTTATGTGAACGATGCCTTCGGCTCGGCCCACCGCGCCCACGCTTCGACCGAGGGCGTGGCGAAGCACCTGCCAGCCGTGGCCGGCCTGCTGATGGAGCAAGAGATCCGCTACCTGGGCCAGGCCCTGGCTGAACCGCGGCGGCCATTCGTCGCCATTCTGGGCGGCGCCAAGGTCAGTGACAAGATCGGAGTGATCCGCAACCTGCTGACCAAGGCCGACCAGCTGTTGATCGGCGGCGGCATGGCCAACACTTTCCTCAAGGCGCTGGGCTATGCGCTGGGCGATTCGCTGGTGGAGGCGGAGGCCGTGGAGACGGCCAAGGGCTTACTGGCAGAAGACGGCGACAAGCTGCACCTGCCGGTGGACGTCGTCATCGCAGATGCTTTTGACGCCAGCGCACAGCACAAAACGATAGCGACCGGCGACGTGCCGGAGGGTTGGCGTATCCTGGACATCGGCGCGCAGACCACGGCGGCCTTTAGCGAGCAAGTCGCCAAGGCGGGAACCGTGGTGTGGAATGGGCCGATGGGCGTGTTTGAAATGAAGCCGTTCGCCGCAGGCACCTTTGCGCTGGCGCAAGCGGTGGCCGATTCCTCGGCGGACAGCATCATCGGCGGCGGCGACTCTGTGGCCGCCGTGCAGCAGTCCGGCCTGGCCGATAAGATCACCCATATCTCCACTGGCGGCGGCGCCTCGCTGGAAATGCTGGAAGGCAAGCTGCTGCCCGGCTTGGCCGCCTTGCAGGACAAGGAATAATCATGGCACGCACACCCCTGATCGCCGGCAACTGGAAAATGAACAAGACCTCCGCCGAGGCGCTGCACCTGGTGGAAGAGATGCTGCCCGGGCTGCAGGCCGTGGCTGGGGTGGACAAGCTGGTCTGTCCGCCCGCCACGGCGCTGATGCCGGTCTCGGCCTTGCTGCACAACAGCGGCGTGGCTCTGGGCGCGCAGAACTTATATTGGGAAGAGTCCGGCGCTTTCACCGGCGAGATTTCCCCCAGCATGGTGGCGGAGTTTTGCCAATATGTGATCATCGGACATTCGGAGCGCAGAGCGCTGTTTGGCGAGAGCGACGCAGACGTGCAGCGCAAGGTACGTGCGGCGCTGGCCGCCGGGCTGCGCCCGGTGTTGTGCGTGGGCGAGACCCT encodes:
- the tpiA gene encoding triose-phosphate isomerase — protein: MARTPLIAGNWKMNKTSAEALHLVEEMLPGLQAVAGVDKLVCPPATALMPVSALLHNSGVALGAQNLYWEESGAFTGEISPSMVAEFCQYVIIGHSERRALFGESDADVQRKVRAALAAGLRPVLCVGETLQENEAGQAAEVLSRQLRAALDGSSLNSAAALVVAYEPVWAIGTGKAATPEQTNTLLRNVVRPTLAGLYGDALAQGLRVLYGGSVNASNAAGFFAMPEIDGALVGGASLKAEEFVGITQAAVAS
- a CDS encoding phosphoglycerate kinase, with product MFNKKTIADIEPRGQRVLVRVDFNVPIDNGVVQDDTRIRAALPTINNLLERGAAVLLCSHLGRPKDEPDPQYSLKPVADYLATLVSAPVKFCPECVGPEAEAAATALQPGEILLLENTRFYPGETKNDPQMATQLAKLADIYVNDAFGSAHRAHASTEGVAKHLPAVAGLLMEQEIRYLGQALAEPRRPFVAILGGAKVSDKIGVIRNLLTKADQLLIGGGMANTFLKALGYALGDSLVEAEAVETAKGLLAEDGDKLHLPVDVVIADAFDASAQHKTIATGDVPEGWRILDIGAQTTAAFSEQVAKAGTVVWNGPMGVFEMKPFAAGTFALAQAVADSSADSIIGGGDSVAAVQQSGLADKITHISTGGGASLEMLEGKLLPGLAALQDKE
- a CDS encoding YvcK family protein, whose product is MGARLSNGLRTAWNEALRILRWLTPGLGVKRWILLIFFGAFLIGIGAAMLILDVYRQTPEVWWLQIFDLFSLRFLDRTLRAVSFALLGFGSMVYGVIKMNRSLMAPYQRPGQAMVDTLADHRRRGRGPRIVVIGGGHGLGTLLRGLKAHTYNLTAIVTMADDGGSSGRLRNSLGVLPPGDIRNCLAALSNDETLITQLFQYRFSGGESGMEGHSFGNLFISALSEITGSFEEAIAESGRVLSVHGQVLPATLHDVRLVADMAVPLAGMEVRVHGESQIPHMRGSVRRVWLEPNSPPAYPDAINALLNADLIVIGPGSLYTSILPNLLVPDLAAAVKNSSALKIFICNLATQAGETDGYRCGDHVQAIEEHIGKGVFDIVLSNQEQSARLPAGSEWVVAEEGLEKHYALYKAALADPKKPGHHDAARLAQILMDLLQERTGPLAEI